The Amycolatopsis tolypomycina region CCGACACCGCCCATGACCTCGGGCCGCGTGGCCCGCTCGGCGTGCGGCTTGAGCAGCTCGACGGCTTGGTCGCCGGCGTCGATGCTGACGCCGGCGGCGGCGTACGTGGCGCTCGTGGACTCGCTCACGGTGGACGGACTCCCTACTGGAAGGAACTCAGGGACGCCGGACGGCGTCCTCGGCACCGTACCCGGCGGGGCTGACGGGGGTCGCCGCGCCATTGACCGCGTCGAGGCTTTCGAGCAGGTGTTTCCCGATCAACGCGTCTTCCGGCAGCGGGATCGGGTACTCGCCCGAGAAGCACGCCGTGCACAGCCGCGACTTCGGCTGTTCCGTGGCCGCTACCAGGCCGTCCAGGGAAATGTAGCCCAGGGAGTCGGCCCCGATCGAGCGCCGGATGCCGTCGGTGTCGACGCCGTTCGCGACCAGCTCGGCCCGCGAAGCGAAGTCGATGCCGTAGAAGCACGGCCAGCGCACGGGCGGCGACGCGATCCGGACGTGCACCTCGAGCGCGCCGGCTTCCCGCAACATGCGGACGAGCGCGCGCTGGGTGTTGCCGCGGACGATCGAGTCGTCCACCACGACCAGGCGCTTGCCGCGGATGACGTCGCGCAGCGGGTTCAGCTTGAGCCGGATGCCCAGCTGGCGGATGGTCTGCGACGGCTGGATGAAGGTGCGCCCGACGTAGGCGTTCTTGACCAGGCCGGTGCCGTAGGGGATACCCGAGCCCTGCGCGTAGCCGATCGCGGCCGGGGTGCCCGACTCCGGTACCGGCATCACCAGGTCGGCCTCGACCGGCTGCTCGGCCGCGAGGCGGCGGCCGATCTCGACGCGGGTGGCGTGCACGCCGCGGCCGGCGATCGTGGTGTCGGGGCGGGCCAGGTAGACGTACTCGAACACGCAGCCCTTGGGGTCCGGGTTCGCGAACCGCGAGGACCGCAGGCCCTCGGCGTCGATGGCGATCAGCTCGCCCGGCTCGACCTCGCGGACGAACGACGCGCCGACGATGTCGAGGCCCGCCGTCTCGCTCGAGACGACCCAGCCGCGCTCGAGCCTGCCGAGCACCAGCGGGTGCACGCCGTGCGGGTCACGCGCCGCGTACAGCGTGTTTTCGTCGGAGAACACCAGGCAGAACGCGCCCTTCAGGGTGGGCAGCAGCTCCATGGCCGCGGCCTCGATGCCCTTGTCGGCGGCGTTCGCGGCGAGCAGGCCGCAGATCAGGTCGGAGTCGCTGGACGAGCCGGTGAGGCCCGCGTGCGGCTTCAGCCCCGCTTCGATGGTGCGTTCGCGCAGCTCGGCCGTGTTCACCAGGTTGCCGTTGTGCGCGAAGGAGAGGCCGCTGCCGGTCTCGGTGGTGCGGAAGATCGGCTGGGCGTTCTCCCAGATGGTCGCGCCGGTGGTCGAGTACCGGCAGTGACCGACGGCGATGTGGCCCTGCAGCGACTGCAGGATCTGCTCGTCGAACACCTGGCTGACCAGGCCGAGGTCCTTGAAGACCACGATCTGCGAGCCGTCGGAGACGGAGATGCCGGCGGCCTCCTGGCCCCGGTGCTGCAGGGCGTAGAGGCCGTAGTAGGTCAGCTTCGCGACTTCTTCCCCGGGAGCCCAGACGCCGAAGACGCCACACTCCTCACGGGGTTCCGGTTCGGGCTGGTCGGACACGAGCTGCGGGTCGGAAACCACCGAGGAGCTCCTGGGAAGACGTGGTCAGGCCGATTTCAGTGTAGACGGTGCGGGCATGAGTCAGGCCCCGCCCGGCGTGGTTCTGACCACTTCGGACGGGGCCCGCAAGCCTGTTCCGCTAACACGCGTCGGGCAACGAAAGGATCTCCGCCAGCACCTGCGCGCC contains the following coding sequences:
- the purF gene encoding amidophosphoribosyltransferase, producing the protein MVSDPQLVSDQPEPEPREECGVFGVWAPGEEVAKLTYYGLYALQHRGQEAAGISVSDGSQIVVFKDLGLVSQVFDEQILQSLQGHIAVGHCRYSTTGATIWENAQPIFRTTETGSGLSFAHNGNLVNTAELRERTIEAGLKPHAGLTGSSSDSDLICGLLAANAADKGIEAAAMELLPTLKGAFCLVFSDENTLYAARDPHGVHPLVLGRLERGWVVSSETAGLDIVGASFVREVEPGELIAIDAEGLRSSRFANPDPKGCVFEYVYLARPDTTIAGRGVHATRVEIGRRLAAEQPVEADLVMPVPESGTPAAIGYAQGSGIPYGTGLVKNAYVGRTFIQPSQTIRQLGIRLKLNPLRDVIRGKRLVVVDDSIVRGNTQRALVRMLREAGALEVHVRIASPPVRWPCFYGIDFASRAELVANGVDTDGIRRSIGADSLGYISLDGLVAATEQPKSRLCTACFSGEYPIPLPEDALIGKHLLESLDAVNGAATPVSPAGYGAEDAVRRP